In Microbacterium sp. No. 7, the genomic window AACCCCGACAACTACTGCTACCGGCATCCCGAGCGGCAGAGCTTCGTGCTCTGCCAGCGATGCCTGCGCACCGTGTGCGCCGAGTGTCAGACGCCCATGCCCGTCGGGGTGATCTGCCCCGAGTGCCTCGCCGCCGCGACCGCGGCGCACCCGAACGTCACGTCGATGGCCGGCCGGCGACCGCGCGCCGCGGTGGTGCGGCGTCGCGCCGACGGCCGGCCGACCGTGACGTACGCGATCATCCTCGTCACGTCGCTGTTCTTCCTGATCGGCCTCGTGCCCGGCATCGGCCCGCGGGTCGAGTCGGCGCTCGCGTTCAACAGCCTGCTGATGATCCCCGGCTTCGCGTTCGAGCCGTGGCGCATCCTCACGGTCACGCTCGTGCACGCCGGCATCTGGCACGTCGCCCTCAACATGCTCGCGGTGTGGGCGCTCGGCCGCAGCCTCGAGCCGCTGCTGGGGCCCTGGCGCTACCTCACGCTGTACGTGCTGTCGGCGATGGGCGGCTCGGCGCTCGTCGCGCTGCTCAACCCGGGCGGCTGGGTCGTCGGCGCCTCGGGCGCGGTGTGGGGCATGCTCGGCGCGATGTTCGTGATCGGACGGCACCTGGGCGCGAACGTCACGTCGATCGCGATCCTGCTGGGCCTCAACCTCGTCATCACGTTCCTGCCCGGCTCGAACATCTCGTGGCAGGCGCACATCGGCGGCGGCCTCGTGGGCGCGCTCGTCGGCCTCATCTTCGCGCGCACGCGCCGCGCCGATCAGAAGCGCACGCAGGTGGTGCTGCTCGGGGCCGTGGGCGTCGGGCTGCTCGCGATCACGATCGCGGCGCCGACGCTGCTGCTGCGCTGAGCAGGATCACCGCACGATCGCCGGGAGAGTTATCCACAGGTTCATCCACAGCTGGGGATGAATTACACGCGTGTAACTCTTCGCGAGACGGATGCCGCGGCTATCGCCAGCGGGTCGTCATGAGGAACCCGACGAACGCGACGCCGAAGCCGATCACGAGGTTCCACGCGCCGATGCCGGGGATCGGCAGGTTCGACCCGCTGAGGTAGAAGACGATCACCCACACGAGGCCGATGATCATGAGACCGAGCATGATCGGCTTGAACCAGACGGGGTTGGGGGCCTGCTCGACCTCGCGGGCCGACTCGTCTTCACCGCTCGTTGAACGTGCCATGGCGACAATTGTAGTCATCAGGCGTCTCCGACCCCGCTATGGGACAATGCCTCGGTGACGGCAAGGGGTCGGCGATCGCGCGCGCGGGTGCGATCGCGCGCGAGTTTCGGCGGTGTCCTGGGCGAGCTGCTCATCACCGCCGGGGTCGTCGCCATGCTCTTCGTCGTGTGGCAGCTGTGGATCGGCGACGCGATCGTCGGCGGGCAGAAGCAGGCCGAGGCCGACGCCCTGGCGCAGCAGTGGATCGCGGCCGCGCAGGCCGGCGGGGCGGACGCCCCGGCATCCGTCGGCGGTGCACCGGAGCCGTCCGGCGCGCCGCAGGAGCCGGCCGACCCCGCGCCCCCCGTGCCCGCCGCGGTGGGCCACGGGGAGGTGTTCGGCGTCATGTACGTGCCGCGGTTCGGCGCCGACTGGCAGTACCAGATCGCGAGCGGCACGACCCGGCCCGACATCCTCGACGAGGCGTTCATCGGCCACTACGAGAACACCGACATGCCCGGCGCCGTCGGCAACGCCGCGTTCGCGGCGCACCGCTGGGGCCACGGCGCGCTCTTCGGCCCCATGGACCAGCTCGTCGTCGGCGACGCCATCGTCGTGCAGACGCCCGAGGGCTGGTACACCTACCGGTTCCGCAACCTGGAGTACGTGCAGCCCGAGCAGATCGAGGTGCTCGCGCCCGTGCCGGGCCACCCCGACCGCGTCGCGAGCGACCGCATCCTCACCCTCACGACGTGCGCGCCCCTCTACAACACGAAGGAGCGGCTCATCGCCTACGCGCTGTTCGACTCGTTCACACCCGCCGCCGACGGTCCGCCGCCGGCGCTCGCCGAGGGGGCCTGATGTACGCGGCACTGTGGCGCATCCTTCCCGGACCCTGGTGGGTGCGGGTGCTCATCCTGCTCGCGCTCGCCGCCGCGGCGATCTACGGGCTGTTCTTCCACGTGTTCCCCTGGCTCTCGCCGCTGCTCGTGCCGCAGGAGTCGACGATCGGTGGATAGGGACGGCGGGAGCGACGGCGGCATCCTGGTCGTCGACAATCACGACAGCTTCGTGCACACGCTCGTCGGGTACGTGGTCGAGCTCGGCGCGGCCGCCGACTTCGTCGAGGCGGATGCCGTGGACGACGCCGCCGCGCTCGTGCGCGGCTGGGCGGGCGTGCTGATCTCGCCCGGGCCCGGCACGCCGCGCGAGGCGGGCGCGTCGATCGCGGTCGCGCGTGCGGCGCTCGACGCGCGCGTGCCGCTGCTGGGCGTCTGCCTCGGGCATCAGGCCCTCGCCGAGGCGTGCGGCGCGACCGTGGCCGAGGCGCCGGAGCTCATGCACGGCATGACGAGCGACGTGCGGCACGACGGCAGCGCCCTGTTCGAGGGGATGCCGTCGCCGTTCGCGGCGACGCGGTACCACTCGCTCGCCGTCGTCCCCGCATCCCTGCCCGCGGAGCTGATCGTCACCGGCCGCACCGCGAGCGGCACCATCATGGCGCTCGCGCATCGCGACGCCCCCGCCTGGGGTGTGCAGTTCCATCCGGAGTCGGTGCTCACCGAGGGCGGCTACCGCCTGCTCGGCAACTGGCTCGAGCGAGCCGGCGTGCCCGGCGCCGCCGCCCGCGGCGCCCGCCTCCACCCCCACCGCACGGCGTAGCCCCGCCCCTCGCGCCCCCGCGATCCCCGAAGCGGCGTCCACAACTCAGGAAGACCGCCCCGCACCCCCGCTGGTTGCTCCTCCGCTGGCTGCTCCCCCCGCTGGTTGAGTAGCGCGCGCAGCGCGCGTATCGAAACCCATCTAGCGGACCGTGACAGGGGTCTCGATACGCTCGCGGCTCCGCCGCGAGCACTCGACCAGCGGGAGTGGGAGGCGGGGTTCTGCGGTGTGAGGTGCACCCACCCCCGCTGGTTGAGTAGCGCGCGCAGCGCGCGTATCGAAACCCCTCCCACGGCCCGCGGCACTGACACGCCGCGCAGAGGCTCCCGGGTCAGCCCGTGCAGACGGTGAGGGTGACGGTCGAGCCGATGGGCACGTCGCCGACGGGCGACTGCAGCTCGACCATGGGCGGATCGGTGCGGGGGCAGTCGGCCTTTTCGGCGCGGGCGGTGACGAGGCCCAGGTCGCTGATGATCGACTCGGCGGCCTCCACCGAGTAGCGCCGCCCCGACATGTCGCCCACGGTGACCTTGCCGCTCGCGACCACGAGGTTCACGCGCGTGCCACGCTCGACCTCCGCACCGGCCTCGTGGTCGGCCGAGAGCACGACGTCGGCGGCGATCAGCGGGTCGTTCTGCGACCGCACGGTGCCGAGCGTCAGCCCCGCCTTCTCGAGCGCGGCCACGGCCTCGGCGCGATTGAGGGAGACGAGCGTCGGCACCTTCACGAGCTCCTGCCCCGACGAGATCGAGACGATGATCTCGGTCTTCGCCTCGACCGACGTCCCCGCCTCGGGGTCGGTGCGGATCACGGCGCCCTTCTCGACCTCGCCGCTGCTCTCGTCGACGCGCTTGGCGAGCAGGTCGACGTCGAACAGCGCCTTCTGCGCCTCGTCCCACGTCATGCCCGCGGTCGACGGCACCACCCGCGCGTTCGACGGGATCGCCTCGACGGGGCGGAACGACGTCACCCAGATCGCGATCGAGATGAGCATGACGGCGAGCACCGCGACGCCTGCCCAGATCCACGCGACCGGCGGCCCCGACTGCGTGCGGCGCACCGTCGTGTCGGTGCTCAGCTGCCGCAGCGAGCGCGCGGTCTCGGCGGCCTGCTGCGGGCTCGGCCCGTACAGCTCGCTCGACAGCGCCTCGACCTGCCGCTTGGTCGGCTCGCGGCCGTCGCGTGCGGCGTCGAGCGCCTCGCGAAAGGAGGCGGCGTCCTGAAACCGCTGAAAGGGGTCTTTCGCGAGCGCGCGCAGCACGACGGCATCCATCGCCCTCGGCACCGTCTCGAGGACCTCCGACGGCGGCTCGGGCTGCTCGCTCACGTGCTGGTAGGCGACCGCGACGGGGGAGTCGCCGCGAAACGGCGGGCGGCCCGTGAGCAGCTCGTACAGCACGATGCCCGCGGAGTAGAGGTCGGCGCGCGCGTCGACGGGCTCGCCCTTCGCCTGCTCGGGCGAGAAGTACGACGCGGTGCCGATGATCGCGGTCGTC contains:
- a CDS encoding anthranilate synthase component II codes for the protein MDRDGGSDGGILVVDNHDSFVHTLVGYVVELGAAADFVEADAVDDAAALVRGWAGVLISPGPGTPREAGASIAVARAALDARVPLLGVCLGHQALAEACGATVAEAPELMHGMTSDVRHDGSALFEGMPSPFAATRYHSLAVVPASLPAELIVTGRTASGTIMALAHRDAPAWGVQFHPESVLTEGGYRLLGNWLERAGVPGAAARGARLHPHRTA
- the pknB gene encoding Stk1 family PASTA domain-containing Ser/Thr kinase; its protein translation is MTAGSRVLSGRYRVDELIGRGGMATVYRGYDLTLGRPVAIKILQRELADHNAFRTRFRLEAQAASRMSHTAIVRVFDAGEEVENDRPLPYIVMELVEGTTLRDIIAAGPVSQADALRYVDGILEALEYSHRAGVVHRDIKPGNVMVTPRGQIKVMDFGIARAVSDSSSTVAETTAIIGTASYFSPEQAKGEPVDARADLYSAGIVLYELLTGRPPFRGDSPVAVAYQHVSEQPEPPSEVLETVPRAMDAVVLRALAKDPFQRFQDAASFREALDAARDGREPTKRQVEALSSELYGPSPQQAAETARSLRQLSTDTTVRRTQSGPPVAWIWAGVAVLAVMLISIAIWVTSFRPVEAIPSNARVVPSTAGMTWDEAQKALFDVDLLAKRVDESSGEVEKGAVIRTDPEAGTSVEAKTEIIVSISSGQELVKVPTLVSLNRAEAVAALEKAGLTLGTVRSQNDPLIAADVVLSADHEAGAEVERGTRVNLVVASGKVTVGDMSGRRYSVEAAESIISDLGLVTARAEKADCPRTDPPMVELQSPVGDVPIGSTVTLTVCTG
- a CDS encoding class E sortase, translating into MTARGRRSRARVRSRASFGGVLGELLITAGVVAMLFVVWQLWIGDAIVGGQKQAEADALAQQWIAAAQAGGADAPASVGGAPEPSGAPQEPADPAPPVPAAVGHGEVFGVMYVPRFGADWQYQIASGTTRPDILDEAFIGHYENTDMPGAVGNAAFAAHRWGHGALFGPMDQLVVGDAIVVQTPEGWYTYRFRNLEYVQPEQIEVLAPVPGHPDRVASDRILTLTTCAPLYNTKERLIAYALFDSFTPAADGPPPALAEGA
- a CDS encoding rhomboid family intramembrane serine protease, giving the protein MTGPDLGSNPDNYCYRHPERQSFVLCQRCLRTVCAECQTPMPVGVICPECLAAATAAHPNVTSMAGRRPRAAVVRRRADGRPTVTYAIILVTSLFFLIGLVPGIGPRVESALAFNSLLMIPGFAFEPWRILTVTLVHAGIWHVALNMLAVWALGRSLEPLLGPWRYLTLYVLSAMGGSALVALLNPGGWVVGASGAVWGMLGAMFVIGRHLGANVTSIAILLGLNLVITFLPGSNISWQAHIGGGLVGALVGLIFARTRRADQKRTQVVLLGAVGVGLLAITIAAPTLLLR
- a CDS encoding cell division protein CrgA, whose amino-acid sequence is MARSTSGEDESAREVEQAPNPVWFKPIMLGLMIIGLVWVIVFYLSGSNLPIPGIGAWNLVIGFGVAFVGFLMTTRWR